A stretch of the Candidatus Effluviviaceae Genus I sp. genome encodes the following:
- a CDS encoding 4Fe-4S dicluster domain-containing protein, which yields LLTAVSAEHRSERERTRRSVAEAVDRQNAKFEMDGPPDAYDLEASAEAWAHVTQNCVGCGACNRACPSCTCFLLVDHPTKTANERTRVWDTCLSIGYARTGGGGNSRPALPQRLENRLRCKFEYSRDRYGLVTCTGCGRCIDACMGRIDMREAIRHVLTEKARA from the coding sequence CTCCTCACGGCCGTGTCGGCCGAGCACCGGAGCGAGCGCGAGCGGACGAGAAGGTCCGTCGCCGAGGCCGTGGACCGGCAGAACGCGAAGTTCGAGATGGACGGCCCGCCGGACGCGTACGATCTCGAGGCGTCCGCGGAGGCCTGGGCGCACGTCACGCAGAACTGCGTCGGCTGCGGCGCCTGCAACCGCGCCTGCCCGAGCTGCACGTGCTTCCTGCTGGTGGACCACCCCACGAAGACCGCCAACGAGCGCACGCGCGTCTGGGACACCTGCCTTTCGATCGGCTACGCGCGCACGGGAGGCGGCGGCAACTCGAGGCCCGCGCTCCCGCAGCGCCTCGAGAACCGGCTCCGCTGCAAGTTCGAGTACTCGCGCGACCGCTACGGCCTTGTGACCTGCACGGGCTGCGGGCGGTGCATCGACGCGTGCATGGGCAGGATCGACATGCGCGAGGCGATCCGACACGTGCTCACGGAGAAGGCGAGGGCATGA
- a CDS encoding FAD/NAD(P)-binding protein codes for MKNLYRPIDSVIEDIKKETPAITTYRFRPKEPLTFEAGQFVELTVPGVGEAPFTPSSNPNVKDTLEITIMRVGTVTEALERMKVGDIVGIRGPYGKGYDLTSFAGKEILIVGGGVGLAPLRSLILALFHEIDKYRKISIRYGARTPDDIVYKDLLPQWAKMKNTEVLLTIDAPHPSWTGTVGVITVLLEDTPFDMKTAAAFVCGPPIMLKFVNLKLIEKGWDPNHIYHSMERNMSCGLGKCGHCMMGEYYICKDGPVLTAAQVAKFEDPF; via the coding sequence ATGAAGAACCTCTACCGGCCGATCGACAGCGTCATCGAGGACATCAAGAAGGAGACCCCGGCCATCACGACGTACCGCTTCCGGCCGAAGGAGCCGCTGACCTTCGAGGCCGGGCAGTTCGTCGAGCTCACCGTGCCGGGCGTCGGCGAGGCGCCGTTCACGCCGTCTTCGAACCCGAACGTGAAGGACACGCTCGAGATCACCATCATGCGGGTCGGGACGGTGACCGAGGCGCTCGAGAGGATGAAGGTCGGCGACATCGTCGGGATCCGGGGCCCCTACGGCAAGGGGTACGACCTCACGTCCTTCGCCGGGAAGGAGATCCTCATCGTTGGGGGAGGCGTGGGGCTCGCCCCGCTCCGCTCGCTCATCCTCGCGCTCTTCCACGAGATCGACAAGTACAGGAAGATCTCCATCCGCTACGGCGCGCGGACGCCCGACGACATCGTGTACAAGGACCTCCTCCCGCAGTGGGCAAAGATGAAGAACACGGAGGTCCTCCTCACGATCGACGCGCCGCACCCGTCGTGGACGGGCACCGTGGGCGTCATCACCGTGCTGCTCGAGGACACCCCGTTCGACATGAAGACCGCGGCCGCGTTCGTGTGCGGCCCGCCGATCATGCTCAAGTTCGTCAACCTCAAGCTCATCGAGAAGGGCTGGGACCCGAACCACATCTACCACTCGATGGAGCGCAACATGAGCTGCGGCCTGGGCAAGTGCGGCCACTGCATGATGGG